TCGACCCGCGCGCGCTGATGGCGGCGGGCTTCGCGCTGCTCGTCGTCTCGTTCTGGATGATGATGCAGTGGCTGCCCTCCTCGCCGCAGTCTTACATGATCGAGACGCTGATCGTGCAGGGAATGGGGCTCGGCTTCGTGTTCACCCCGCTGCAGGTCGTCGCCTTCTACACGCTGCCGCAGGCGCTGCGCACCCAGGGCACCTCGCTGCTCAGCCTGATGCGCAATATCGGCATGGCGGTGGGCATTTCCGTCACCGAGGCGGTGCAGGTGCAGATGGCGCAGGTGAACCACGCCACGCTCGCCGACCACGTGACGCCGTTCAGCCGCAACCTGCAGGTGGGCGGCGCGGTCTCGCGCCTGCTCGACCCGATGACCCATGCCGGGGCGGCGCTGCTGAACGCGACACTCGACCAGCAGGCGCAGATCATCTCCTTCATCGACGCGTTCAAGTTCATGATGGTCATCAGCATCCCGACCATGCTGTGCCTGCTGCTGATGCGCCGCCCGCCGCAGGCCGCCATGGCCGCGAAGGCGGAGAAGCCGGAAATGGCGGTCATGGAGTGATTTTGCGCCTCCACCCGCCCGCGCGGCGGGGGAGGCGCGAAATCACTTGGTGCCGAAGAGACGGTCGCCGGCGTCGCCGAGGCCGGGGCGGATATAGGCGTGCTCGTCGAGCTGCCGGTCGATCGCCGCGGTGTAGACCGGCACGTCCGGATGGGCGGCGTGCAGGGCGGCGATGCCTTCCGGGGCGGCGATGAGGCAGACGAACTTGATCGCCCCCGCCCCTGCCCGCTTCAGCCTGGTGACCGCCGCCGCCGCCGAATGGCCGGTGGCGAGCATCGGGTCGACCACCACGGTCAGGCGCTGGTCCATGTCGTCCGGGACCTTGAAGTAGTATTCGATCGGCTCGTGCGAGAGCGGGTCGCGGTAGAGGCCGACATGGCCGATGCGGGCCGAGGGTACGAGATCGACCATGCCGTCGAGAATGCCGTTGCCGGCGCGCAGGATCGAGATGAAACAGAGTTTCTTGCCGGAGACCTGGCGGGCCGTCATCGGCTCCAGCGGGGTTTCGATATGGACCGGCTCGGTCGGCAGGTCGCGCAGCACCTCGTAGCCCATCAGCAGGCTGATCTCGCGGACGAGGCGGCGGAAATCGCCCGTCGGCGTCGCCGCGGCGCGCAGCAGGGTGAGCTTGTGCGCGACCAGCGGGTGATCGACCACCATGACGTTGTCCGGCATTGCCTGCATCCCGATCTCCTGTCGCCCCGAGGTTCAGCGCCGGCGCGCGGCCGCCCGGGGTTTCGCGGCCGCCGCCTTCCTTACGGCGGCGGGCTTCGCCGGGGAAGCTTTCGCGCCGGTCGGCCTTGCCGCGGCGGCCTTCACGGCGCGCGCGGGTTTGGCGCCGGGGCGCGGCGACGGCGCCTCGGGCACGATGTCGCGGCCGGCGACGCGGGCCATCTCGGCGCGGAAATCGCGCAGGTATTGCGCGAGATCGAGATTCGCGACCGCATAGGCGCGGGCGGTTTCGCCGAGGCGGGCGGCGAGGTCGCGCTCCTCCAGCATACGGAGCACGGCGTCGGCCACCGAATCGGGGTCGAGATTCGCGGCGACCAGGCCGGTTTCGCCATCGGCGATGAATTCGGTGACGGTCGGCGTGTCGCCGCCGACGATCGGCGCGCCGACCGCCATCGCCTCGCGCAGGCTCCAGGAGGCGACGAAGGGGTAGGACAGGTAGACATGCGCGTCCGACCGGCGGAGCAGGGCGATATGGTCCTCGTATTCGACGCGGCCGAGGAAATGCACGCGCGAAAGGTCGATCCGGCCGGCGAGTTCCTGCATCATCACGCCGCGCCAGTTGCCCTGCGGCGGCGGCGCGCCGTAGCTGATCTCGTCGCCGCCGACGAGGGAGACCACCACGTCGCTGCGGGCGGCGAGGATGCGCGGCAGGGCGCGCATGAAGGTGTGGAAGCCGCGATAGGGTTCGAGGTTGCGGGCGACATAGGTGATGAGCTTCTGCCGCGGCGCGACGCTGAGCGGGCCGACCTTCAGGGTGCGGCGGCGCAAGGCGGGATCGGGGCGGCAGATGCCGAGATCGACCCCCTCGCGGACGATGGAGAGCCGGCCGTGCATCCACGCGGGATAGGTGCTGCGCTGCCATTCGGTCGGCGTCTGGCCGTGCTGGCCGAGGGCGAAGGCGAGGTGGTTCACCCCGTTCTTCGCCCGCACCGCGCCGAAGCGCTCGGGCGGCATCGGGAATTCGGGATCGTAGTTCACGTCCGTCCCGTCGATCCGGTAGTAGAACTCGAAATAGCCGAGGATCGGCACGCCGGGAAACACGTCGCACAGGTTGAGCATCTCGCCCCAGCCGTGATGGCCGACGATGATGTCCGGCCGGAAGCCGAGGGCGCGGATCTGCATCGCCCCGGCATAGCCGGCCTCGGCGCGGCGCATCGCCATGTCGTATTCGCGGGCGGCGGGGTGGACGCCGTCCGGCACGCGGGGTGGCGCCGCGTAGGTGACCTTGCGCACGCCGGGAATGGCGTTGCGGTTCGGCTCGGTCATGAACACGATCTCGTGCCCGCCCTCGGCCAGCAGGTCGCGCACGATGTGCAGGTACTGGCCCGGAAAGTTCTGGTGGACGAAGAGGAACTTCACGGCGCGCCCCGGCTCAGCGGCGGCCGCGGGGGGCGGGTTTCGCCGCCGCGCGCGGCAGCAGGGTGACGCGCATCGACTCCAGCGCGGCCAGGCTCTCGGACTCGCAGGTTTCGTCGTTGCCGACCGGGCGGGTCTTCGAACCGTCGATGAAGGTTGCCTCGCAGCGCAGGTCGAACCGCTTCGCCGCCTCGCCCTGCAGGCGGACGCGGAAGCCGAGCAGCGGCAGCGCCATGCCGCGGCTGCCGCAATAGTGCCCGGCCTCGACCCAGGGGGAGAGCCAGCCGCGGCCGAGCACCGCCTGGTAGGTGAGGTCGGCCGGGTCGATGCCCTCGGGGGCGGCGATGGCGATGCCCTCGATCCAGTGGCCGGACCCGGCTTCGCCCAGCCAGTCGCCGAAGCGGGCGCCGACATCGCCGCGGGTCTGGATATGGGCGAGCAGGTCCATCCGCACCGGGGCGGCGGGGGCGGCGGCGACCGGGACGGCGGCCGGCGGCGGGACCGGCGGGGCGGCGGGCGCGCCGGTGGCGGCGGCGAGGCGGAGCACCTGCAGGCGGGGCGCCGAATCGGCCTGGCCGGGAAGCTGATAGACCGTCACCATCACCCGGGCGGGGCCGCGGGCGACGCGGACCAGCGCGGCATCGCCCAGGCCGGAGAGCCAGCCATCCGGGCGGAAGGCGAGGATCTCGACGCTGTCGGGCGCGAGCGGCGGCGGCGAGACGCGCACGCCGGGCAGGCCGCCGCGCTGCGCCGCCACGGGATTCGCCTCGTTGACGATGCAGAACAGGCCGGCATCGAGCGTCATCATGTGGGCGGAGACCTTCAGCTCCTCGACGCCGGCGGCCTTCGCGGCGGCCTGCGCCGGGGCGGCGGCCGGCGGCGGCGCGACAGGGCGGGCCGCGGCGGGACGGGACGCGGCGCGGGTCGGGGTCTTGCGGGCGGGGGCCGGGGTCTTGGCCATGGGGCGTGTCTCCATTGTCAGGCGGGGGAAAGGGATGCGGCCGTCAGGGCCGGAGGACGGGCGGCGGGCGCGGGCGGTTGCCAGGCGAGCAGGATGTCGTTGATGCGGGCCGGCGGCAGGCCGAGGGGCAGGACGTCACCCCGCCGGGTCGCGCGGATGCGGGCGGCCGGGGCGCCGATGTCGAAACCGAGGACGTAGAGCCCGGCGCGCCAGAGCTCGCCGAGGGCGAAGCACCAGGTTTCCGGCCAGATCGAGGGCAGGAAGCCGAGGGCGGCGCCGGCGCCGCGCAGCAGGGCCTGGGCCTCGCCCTCCTCGTAGGCGCCGGTGACGCGGACGCGGCCGGTGGCGATCAGCGCGGCATCGTCCTCGCTGGTGCCGGCGAGGACGAAGGAGAGCGGCAGGGCGCGGGCGGCGGCATCGCGCGCGCAGGCGAGCAGGACGTCGAACCCCTTGGCGGGGCCGATGCCGCCGGCGAGCGCGATCCGGCGGGGCGCGCCGGGCGCGGGCGGGCGGGGCGGCGGCAGGTCGCCATCGTCCTCCCAGGGGGTGACGGCGACGGCGAGGCCGGGGAAATGGCGGCGCAGGCGGGCGGCGGCGTCGGCCGAGGGGGCGGTGACGCGGCGGGCGGCGGCGAAGGCGGCGGCGGAGCGGGCGCGCAGGGCGGCGGGCGCGATCGGGTCGGCCAAGGCGCTGCCGGCGGCGGCGAGGCAGGTTTCGCAGCCGTCGATGCCGGGTTCGCCGCAATAGCGCCGGGCCGGGCCGATCAGGTTCACCCGCTTGCAGAAATGGGCGTAGTCGTGGACCACGTGATCCGCCGGGACGCCGAGCCGGGCCGGCAGGGTGTGGATCGCCGGGTCGTGGCCGAGCGTGTGGTGGAACTCGACATGGCGCACCCGCTCGCGCCGGAGCAGGGCGACGAGGGCGCGCATCCCGGTGCGGGGATCGAACACGAGGTTGGGGAACGGTTCGGCGCCGCCATCGGCGAGGCGGGCGGGGCCGGTGCCGGCGATCGAGCCGTCCGCGCGGATCAGGTCGGGGCTGAGCAGGATCGGCCGCAGCCCGGCTTCCCGCAGCGCCGCCATCCGCGCCGCGACGACGCGGGCGATGCCGCCGCCGTGGTCATGCGCGACGAGGGCGACCGCGCCGTGGCGGACGCGGCCGGCGGCGAAGCGGGCAAGGTCGAGCCGGCGGCGGGCGTCGCGCAGCGGATCGGCCTCGTGATGGGCGGCGATGAGGGCGGCGTAGCCGGGATGCCGGCGTTCGAGGACGGCGAGGTTGCGGGCGCAGAGCGCGGCGGTGGTGGCGCCGAAGGAGGCGCCGCCGCGATGGGCGACGAAGATGCCGGGCGCGCCGGCATGGCGCCAGCCGGCCAGGGCGGCGCGGCGGCACCAGTCGTTCTCCTCGCCGTAGCCCTGGGCGAAGAGCGCGGCGTCGAACCCGCCGATGGCGTCGAGCGCGTCGTGCCGGATCGCCATGCAGAAGCCGATCGCGGTCGGGACGTCGACCAGGGCGGCGCCGTTGACGCGGCGGGCCAGCGCGTCGAGCCGGGTGGTGGCGGCGAGGTCCGGCGCGGGGTTGCCGCCCTGGCGGGCCGGGTAGCTCATGATCGTCGCCTCGTTCGAGAGCGGGGTGACGCTGGCGATGTCGGGCGCGCGGTAGAGGGCGGCGTGCAGCCGGGCGGGGGCGCGCGGCGGCAGCAGGATGTCGGCGTTGAGCAGCAGGATGTCGCAGCCGGGGACGAGGCGGCGGGCGGCGGCGATGCCGGCGTTGGCGGCGGCGGGGAAGCCGCGGTTGCGGCGGTGGCGGCGGAGCGCGATACGCCCGGCCGCGGCCGCTTCATCGAGCAGGCGGACGAGGGCGGGCTCGGGCGAGGCATCGTCCACCACCACCAGCGGGCAGCGCGGGGCGGCGCGGCGGAAGGAGGCGATGGCATCCGCCGTCGCCGCCGCGTCGCGATAGGCGGGCATGACGGCGCAGAGCGGGGCGCGCGGCGGCAGGACGGGGCGGCGGCGGCGGATGCGGGCCGGCTTCAGCGCGGCGAGGGCGGCGGGGTCGATCGGCGTGCCGGCGAGGGCGGCGCCGGACGCGGTTTCGAGGATGAAGGGCGGGACGAGACCGGCGAGGCGCGCCGGGCCGATGCGGAAGCCGTGGCGCTCGACGAAGGGCCGCTGGTCGGACGGGCCGAGGCGGCGGCGCGGGGTGAGGGCGCGGCGGGTGCCGGCGCGGTCGACCAGGGTGAGGCGCGGCACCCGCCAAGGGGCGGCGGGATGGGCGACCCAGCCCTCGATCCCCTGCCCCGCCGGCATGGCGATGCCGTCGTGATGGCGGATCGCGGCGAGGTCGGGCGCGCCGAGCAGATTCGCGCCGTGCGGACCGTCGCCGACGCGCCGGCCCTCGGCGATGCCGCGCCAGCCGGCGAACCCGGCGGCGCGGGCGATGGCGGTGGCGAGGGTTTCGAACCGGCCGCCATCGTCGAGCGCCGGCGGAACCTCGTGGCGGGCGAGGAGTTCGGCGAGAGCGGCGGCGGCCTCGTCATGCGCGCCGGCGGCATGGCGCAGGCGGGCGAGCGCGATCCAGGCCCCGGCATGGTCGAAGCGGGTGGCGATGTCGGCGAGGGCGGCGGCGGCCTCGGGATCGCCGGTCGCGGCGCGCAGGAGGGCGCGCTCGTAACGCGGGCGGCCGTCATCCGGCGCGAGGCGGCAGACGCGGTCGAGCCAGAACGCCGCCTCCGCCGGATCGCCGGCGGCGATGGCGAGGCGGGCGCGGCGCCAGGCGTCCACCGCTTCGTCGTTGCGGCGGTCGCGCACGCGCGCGAAGGCGGCGTCAGTCCCCGGCGGCACGGCTGGCGGCGGGTTCCGGCCCGGCGGCAAGGTCGACAAGGTCGGACCGCGCCTCCTCGACGCCCTGGGCGAGGGCGCGGCGGAGCCAGGTTTCGGCCTCCGCCGGCTCCGGCGGGCCGGCCAGCCCCTTGCGCAGCCAGCGGCCGAGCATGAGCTGGGCGAGCGGGTGGTTCGCCTCGGCGGCGCGGCGATACCAGTGCAGCGCCGCCGCGCGGTCGACCGGAATGTCGTGCCCGCCGCCATGCAGGGCGCCGAGGGCAAACATGGCGCCGGGATGGCCGGTTTCGGCGACGCGGAGGAAGAGATCGCGCGCGCCCGCATGGTCGCGCGCGGTGCCGCGGCCATGCAGCTTCATCTCGGCCTGGAGCGCCAGGGCGTCGGTCATGCCGGTGTCGGCGGCGCGGCTGATCCAGCCATAGGCGGCCTCGGGATCGGCGGGAACGCCCCTGCCCTCCAGCAGCATGCGGCCATACCAGTACTGCGCGTTGACGATGTTTTCGGCGGCGCGGCGCAGCCACATCGCCCCCTTCGCCTCGTCGCGCGCGACGCCGATGCCCTCGGTGAGGCAGACGGCGTAGTTGAAGGCGCCGATCGCGTCGCCGGAGCCCGCCGCGCGCTCGAACCATTCGTGGATCGGCAGGCCATCGACCGAGGCGCTGCGGACCTGGCGGTGGAGGATGAGGTTGGCGAGGTTGGCCTGGGCGGCGGCATCGCCCCCGCTGGCGGCGCGGGCGAGCCAGCGCGCCGCCTCGTCGGCATCGCGCACGACGCCGGCGCCGGTGAGGTAGAGCATGCCGAGGGCGCGGGCGGCGGTGCGGTGGCCGGCCTCGGCCGCGGCGCGGAACCAGATCGCCGCCTCGGCATAGTTCGGCGGCAGGTCGCCGCCGCGGGCGTAGAGATCGCCGACCAGGGCGGCGGCCTCGGGATCGCCGGCGACGGCGGCGCGGCGGAGCCAGGATTCGCCCTCGACCGGGTCCGGCGCGCAGCCGCTGCCGGCGAGCAGCATGGCGCCGAGCTTCGCCTGGGCGTTGCGGATGCCGTGGATCGCCGCCTTGCGGTAGTGCATCAGGGCGCGCGACGGGTCGGGCAGGACGCCGACCGCCTGCTCGTGGATGACGCCGAGCAGGAAATGCGCGGTGGGCAGGCCGGCCTCGGCGGCGCGCTCGATCGGGGCCATCGCCTCGATCGTCTTTTCCGCCGTGTCGGCGCGGGACATCAGCAGCATGCCGAGGCCGAGATGGCCCTGCGGCCAGTCCTGCGCGGCGGACCTGCGGTACCAGTCGAGCGCGGCATCGCGGTCGAGAATGCCCTCGGGGCCGTTGGCGAGGATGAAGCCGAGCAGGGACTGGCCGTCCGCCGAGCCGGAGTCCGCCGCCTTGCGGGCCCAGGCCAGGGCCGCCGGATAGTCGGCGCCGGGGGCGTCATCGGCGGCCCAGTGATCG
This genomic interval from Acidiphilium multivorum AIU301 contains the following:
- a CDS encoding glycosyltransferase, which gives rise to MSTLPPGRNPPPAVPPGTDAAFARVRDRRNDEAVDAWRRARLAIAAGDPAEAAFWLDRVCRLAPDDGRPRYERALLRAATGDPEAAAALADIATRFDHAGAWIALARLRHAAGAHDEAAAALAELLARHEVPPALDDGGRFETLATAIARAAGFAGWRGIAEGRRVGDGPHGANLLGAPDLAAIRHHDGIAMPAGQGIEGWVAHPAAPWRVPRLTLVDRAGTRRALTPRRRLGPSDQRPFVERHGFRIGPARLAGLVPPFILETASGAALAGTPIDPAALAALKPARIRRRRPVLPPRAPLCAVMPAYRDAAATADAIASFRRAAPRCPLVVVDDASPEPALVRLLDEAAAAGRIALRRHRRNRGFPAAANAGIAAARRLVPGCDILLLNADILLPPRAPARLHAALYRAPDIASVTPLSNEATIMSYPARQGGNPAPDLAATTRLDALARRVNGAALVDVPTAIGFCMAIRHDALDAIGGFDAALFAQGYGEENDWCRRAALAGWRHAGAPGIFVAHRGGASFGATTAALCARNLAVLERRHPGYAALIAAHHEADPLRDARRRLDLARFAAGRVRHGAVALVAHDHGGGIARVVAARMAALREAGLRPILLSPDLIRADGSIAGTGPARLADGGAEPFPNLVFDPRTGMRALVALLRRERVRHVEFHHTLGHDPAIHTLPARLGVPADHVVHDYAHFCKRVNLIGPARRYCGEPGIDGCETCLAAAGSALADPIAPAALRARSAAAFAAARRVTAPSADAAARLRRHFPGLAVAVTPWEDDGDLPPPRPPAPGAPRRIALAGGIGPAKGFDVLLACARDAAARALPLSFVLAGTSEDDAALIATGRVRVTGAYEEGEAQALLRGAGAALGFLPSIWPETWCFALGELWRAGLYVLGFDIGAPAARIRATRRGDVLPLGLPPARINDILLAWQPPAPAARPPALTAASLSPA
- a CDS encoding glycosyltransferase; protein product: MKFLFVHQNFPGQYLHIVRDLLAEGGHEIVFMTEPNRNAIPGVRKVTYAAPPRVPDGVHPAAREYDMAMRRAEAGYAGAMQIRALGFRPDIIVGHHGWGEMLNLCDVFPGVPILGYFEFYYRIDGTDVNYDPEFPMPPERFGAVRAKNGVNHLAFALGQHGQTPTEWQRSTYPAWMHGRLSIVREGVDLGICRPDPALRRRTLKVGPLSVAPRQKLITYVARNLEPYRGFHTFMRALPRILAARSDVVVSLVGGDEISYGAPPPQGNWRGVMMQELAGRIDLSRVHFLGRVEYEDHIALLRRSDAHVYLSYPFVASWSLREAMAVGAPIVGGDTPTVTEFIADGETGLVAANLDPDSVADAVLRMLEERDLAARLGETARAYAVANLDLAQYLRDFRAEMARVAGRDIVPEAPSPRPGAKPARAVKAAAARPTGAKASPAKPAAVRKAAAAKPRAAARRR
- a CDS encoding tetratricopeptide repeat protein — encoded protein: MRLLDHLAALSPPRALRRARRLAAAGARARAARLYSVAAAAGLVEAQNEVAHAYLAGTLFPRNPAEAARWFRAAAEAGHVPSQCRLASLHLQGLRAAASGPGLFPDDHWAADDAPGADYPAALAWARKAADSGSADGQSLLGFILANGPEGILDRDAALDWYRRSAAQDWPQGHLGLGMLLMSRADTAEKTIEAMAPIERAAEAGLPTAHFLLGVIHEQAVGVLPDPSRALMHYRKAAIHGIRNAQAKLGAMLLAGSGCAPDPVEGESWLRRAAVAGDPEAAALVGDLYARGGDLPPNYAEAAIWFRAAAEAGHRTAARALGMLYLTGAGVVRDADEAARWLARAASGGDAAAQANLANLILHRQVRSASVDGLPIHEWFERAAGSGDAIGAFNYAVCLTEGIGVARDEAKGAMWLRRAAENIVNAQYWYGRMLLEGRGVPADPEAAYGWISRAADTGMTDALALQAEMKLHGRGTARDHAGARDLFLRVAETGHPGAMFALGALHGGGHDIPVDRAAALHWYRRAAEANHPLAQLMLGRWLRKGLAGPPEPAEAETWLRRALAQGVEEARSDLVDLAAGPEPAASRAAGD
- the upp gene encoding uracil phosphoribosyltransferase; amino-acid sequence: MQAMPDNVMVVDHPLVAHKLTLLRAAATPTGDFRRLVREISLLMGYEVLRDLPTEPVHIETPLEPMTARQVSGKKLCFISILRAGNGILDGMVDLVPSARIGHVGLYRDPLSHEPIEYYFKVPDDMDQRLTVVVDPMLATGHSAAAAVTRLKRAGAGAIKFVCLIAAPEGIAALHAAHPDVPVYTAAIDRQLDEHAYIRPGLGDAGDRLFGTK